In Erigeron canadensis isolate Cc75 chromosome 7, C_canadensis_v1, whole genome shotgun sequence, one DNA window encodes the following:
- the LOC122608444 gene encoding pathogen-related protein-like: MEQYKGSEVDKYRCFMSGESEKNTTWRLGVPPNFDVVNKLFEEGRTKKWPTGSLEEQVQNLVKTWEMETFHKMKPGDFKTVDITKLTLSVNGRKPLTPADVAKIGGGYNMFMQTSLPDNLRMYNPKDETVDTAHKLFTTTFPRGFAVEILQVYSGPPLIAYKFRHWGYMEGPFKGHPATGELVEMFGVSTLQLDENFKIVKVEFFYDRGELLAGLMKGSAVTATGESITNMGTSSCPFS, encoded by the exons ATGGAACAATACAAAGGTTCAGAAGTAGACAAGTACAGATGTTTCATGAGTGGAGAAAGTGAGAAGAACACGACATGGAGGTTGGGTGTACCCCCTAACTTTGATGTAGTCAACAAACTCTTTGAAGAAGgcagaaccaag AAATGGCCAACAGGTTCATTGGAAGAGCAAGTTCAAAACCTGGTTAAAACATGGGAAATGGAGACATTCCACAAAATGAAACCCGGAGATTTTAAAACTGTTGACATCACAAAGTTAACACTTAGCGTAAATG GTAGGAAACCTTTGACACCAGCAGATGTTGCTAAGATAGGCGGAGGATACAACATGTTCATGCAAACTTCGTTGCCGGACAATCTACGAATGTATAATCCTAAAGATGAAACTGTGGATACAGCACATAAACTCTTCACCACCACATTTCCTCGCGGTTTTGCGGTGGAGATTCTTCAGGTTTACTCTGGTCCACCACTGATTGCGTATAAATTCAGGCATTGGGGTTACATGGAAGGTCCATTTAAAGGTCATCCAGCTACTGGTGAATTGGTAGAAATGTTTGGTGTATCCACATTGCAG TTGgatgaaaacttcaaaatcgTGAAGGTGGAATTCTTCTACGACAGAGGAGAGCTGCTCGCGGGTCTAATGAAGGGCAGTGCAGTGACGGCCACGGGAGAGTCCATCACTAATATGGGGACTTCAAGCTGCCCTTTTTCTTAA